The Arenicella xantha genome window below encodes:
- a CDS encoding indolepyruvate ferredoxin oxidoreductase subunit alpha, with protein sequence MAERSFVKEIQKLRLGDGDEFHGEGILAVTKALLQSGVSYVGGYQGAPVSHLMDVLADAHDVLEELDVHFESSASEATAAAMLAASINYPLRGAVTWKSTVGTNVASDALSNIASAGVKGGALIILGEDYGEGASIMQERTHAFAMKSQMWLMDPRPNLDTMTEMVEHGFRLSEASHTPVMYQMRIRACHMHGRFIAKDNKKALFSRKDALDNPVGAGDAIILPPHTFRHEQEKINDRWPAALDYIRKAKLNELMPGARTDRVGIITLGGHYNGVIRALQGLGLSDSFGNSAIPLYVMNVSYPLVDDELESFCRDKDAVLMIEEGQPDFIEQNLHSILRKADIATKVYGKDVLLKAGEYTGAVLRKGVKAFIENSQPELLEAPKKAVREISIPIESIAKTVPARPPGLCTGCPERPFFTAMKLLQREVGPLQVSADIGCHSFATLAPFNLGNTIVGYGLGAASSSALNLKHTRRPISLMGDGGFWHNGLTSGIGNSVENEHDGITVIVDNGYSAATGGQWIPSSKAVANSRQYKIPIVDAVKGVGVSWVRRTQTYNIKQSLQTLRDAMTTDHVGPKVIIAEGECMLNKTRREKPLRVERVKQGKRVVEQKFGIDDDVCTGDHSCIRLSGCPSLSIADNPDPLREDPVAKVEESCVGCGVCGEVAHAAVLCPSFFRADYVRNPGWFERVRYSVGQSIIRFLQNGIEKKRARWAMED encoded by the coding sequence ATGGCTGAGCGTTCGTTCGTCAAAGAAATACAAAAGTTACGTCTGGGCGATGGCGACGAGTTTCATGGTGAAGGCATTTTGGCGGTCACTAAAGCACTGCTGCAATCTGGGGTCTCGTATGTAGGCGGTTATCAAGGTGCGCCGGTGTCGCATTTGATGGACGTGCTGGCTGACGCCCATGATGTGCTTGAAGAGCTTGATGTGCATTTTGAGAGCTCGGCGAGTGAAGCAACCGCCGCGGCTATGTTGGCGGCATCCATCAATTATCCCTTGCGTGGAGCAGTGACGTGGAAGTCAACGGTTGGCACTAATGTCGCTTCTGATGCGTTGTCGAATATCGCGTCGGCAGGGGTTAAGGGCGGAGCGCTGATTATCCTTGGTGAAGACTACGGCGAAGGCGCCAGTATTATGCAAGAGCGGACCCACGCTTTTGCAATGAAATCACAAATGTGGCTGATGGACCCGCGCCCCAACTTAGACACCATGACTGAGATGGTTGAACATGGTTTTCGCTTGTCGGAAGCCAGCCATACGCCGGTGATGTATCAAATGCGTATTCGTGCGTGTCATATGCATGGTCGGTTTATTGCAAAGGACAATAAGAAAGCCTTGTTCAGTCGCAAAGATGCACTCGATAATCCAGTTGGTGCTGGCGATGCCATTATTCTTCCTCCGCATACCTTTCGTCATGAGCAAGAGAAGATTAATGACCGATGGCCCGCGGCGCTCGATTACATTCGTAAGGCTAAGCTGAACGAATTAATGCCTGGTGCAAGAACTGATCGCGTTGGCATTATCACCTTAGGTGGTCACTACAACGGGGTTATTCGTGCGCTACAAGGCTTAGGTTTGTCTGACAGTTTTGGTAACTCGGCGATTCCTCTGTACGTTATGAATGTGTCTTATCCGCTGGTAGATGATGAGCTTGAGAGTTTCTGTCGTGACAAAGATGCGGTGCTGATGATTGAAGAAGGTCAGCCGGATTTCATAGAGCAGAATTTACATAGCATATTGCGTAAAGCTGATATTGCTACCAAGGTCTACGGTAAAGACGTGTTACTCAAGGCTGGTGAATACACTGGCGCGGTGTTACGCAAAGGCGTTAAAGCGTTTATCGAAAACTCCCAACCGGAATTGCTTGAAGCACCTAAAAAGGCGGTGCGCGAGATCAGTATTCCAATTGAAAGTATCGCTAAAACCGTACCGGCACGGCCACCAGGCTTATGCACCGGATGTCCGGAGCGTCCGTTCTTTACAGCCATGAAGTTGCTACAACGAGAAGTTGGGCCACTACAAGTGAGTGCGGACATTGGTTGTCACTCGTTTGCTACGCTCGCGCCATTTAACTTAGGCAACACCATTGTTGGCTACGGTCTCGGCGCGGCCAGTTCATCGGCACTAAATTTAAAACACACACGTCGGCCGATCAGTTTGATGGGCGATGGCGGGTTTTGGCACAACGGCTTAACCAGCGGAATTGGTAATTCAGTTGAGAATGAGCACGACGGCATTACGGTGATTGTCGACAACGGTTATTCGGCGGCAACCGGCGGTCAGTGGATACCTTCTTCAAAGGCAGTTGCGAACAGCCGCCAATATAAAATCCCGATTGTTGACGCGGTAAAAGGCGTTGGCGTTAGTTGGGTCAGGCGGACTCAAACTTACAATATTAAGCAAAGCCTACAAACCTTACGTGATGCAATGACGACCGATCATGTCGGCCCTAAAGTGATCATTGCTGAAGGCGAGTGCATGCTTAATAAAACGCGTCGTGAAAAGCCATTACGGGTAGAGCGAGTAAAACAAGGCAAGCGCGTGGTCGAACAAAAATTTGGTATCGATGACGATGTTTGCACCGGTGATCATTCCTGTATTCGTTTGTCTGGTTGCCCGTCGTTGTCAATTGCGGATAACCCTGATCCATTGCGAGAAGACCCGGTTGCCAAGGTTGAAGAAAGTTGTGTTGGTTGTGGTGTGTGCGGTGAAGTTGCGCATGCGGCGGTGTTGTGTCCGTCATTTTTCAGAGCAGACTATGTACGTAACCCTGGTTGGTTCGAGCGAGTTAGATACTCAGTAGGCCAATCCATCATTCGATTTTTACAAAACGGCATTGAAAAGAAGCGTGCGCGATGGGCGATGGAAGATTAA
- a CDS encoding cyclase family protein: protein MSATVLNGLITEIAQGGIKMVDLTETLRPEYPTIQLPEEFKQALPFSAEVISKYDGDGPAWYWQNITLSEHTGTHFDAPCHWVTGKDLPNGSTDTLIVENMIAPVVVIDCSKEVAADKGFILTVEHLQKWEAEHGTIPAGCWVFLRSDWRKVADPDNYTNMQEDGAHSPGPDVAACRWMIEERDVLGFGCETVGTDAGQAFSFDPPYPHHYFFMGSGKYGLQCMTNLDQLPATGAVIISAPLKILNGSGSPLRVLALVPDRAQEPAQ from the coding sequence ATGTCAGCAACAGTATTAAACGGTTTGATTACCGAAATAGCGCAAGGCGGAATTAAGATGGTCGATCTTACTGAGACCTTACGCCCTGAATACCCGACTATTCAATTGCCGGAAGAGTTCAAACAGGCGTTGCCATTTAGTGCGGAAGTTATCTCTAAGTATGATGGTGACGGCCCTGCTTGGTACTGGCAAAACATTACCTTGAGTGAGCATACTGGTACGCATTTTGATGCACCATGTCATTGGGTAACCGGTAAAGATTTACCCAATGGTTCGACTGACACACTCATTGTGGAAAACATGATTGCGCCAGTAGTGGTGATCGATTGCTCCAAAGAAGTTGCGGCTGATAAAGGTTTTATCTTAACGGTTGAGCATCTGCAAAAGTGGGAAGCCGAGCACGGTACTATTCCTGCTGGCTGTTGGGTATTCCTGCGTTCAGATTGGCGTAAAGTCGCTGATCCTGATAATTACACTAATATGCAAGAAGACGGCGCACATTCGCCGGGCCCTGACGTAGCGGCTTGTCGTTGGATGATAGAAGAGCGTGATGTCTTAGGCTTTGGTTGTGAAACGGTAGGAACTGATGCTGGCCAAGCGTTTAGTTTTGATCCGCCGTATCCACATCATTATTTTTTCATGGGGTCTGGCAAGTACGGGCTGCAATGCATGACCAACCTCGATCAGTTGCCAGCGACTGGCGCTGTAATCATTAGCGCGCCGTTGAAAATTTTGAATGGCTCGGGTAGTCCATTACGTGTATTAGCCTTAGTGCCAGATCGCGCACAAGAGCCTGCCCAGTGA
- the pcaF gene encoding 3-oxoadipyl-CoA thiolase has translation MPKPATNNAYICDGIRTPIGRYGGALSSVRADDLAAIPIRELKARNPNLDWSVVDEVILGCANQAGEDNRNVARMASLLAGLDVAVAGVTVNRLCGSGMEAVGQAARALKLNEAEIIVAGGVESMSRSPLVMPKADTAFSRNAQIFDTTIGWRFINKALQAQYGTESMPETAENLAEKYHVSRADQDTFAAASQHKAGAAQACGFFADEIVPVEIVQRRGEPFKVEHDEHIRADTSVEKLAKLSTPFRVDGSVTAGNASGVNDGACALLLASDSGISKYGLAPRGRIVAMASVGVEPKFMGIGPVPATHKVLNIAGLSLADIDVIELNEAFAVQALSVLRGLEIADDDPRVNVNGGGIALGHPLGMSGARIVYTALRQLERTHGRYALCTMCVGVGQGLSMIIERCQ, from the coding sequence ATGCCCAAACCTGCTACCAATAATGCGTATATCTGTGATGGGATTCGAACGCCCATCGGTCGTTACGGCGGCGCGCTGTCGAGTGTGCGTGCTGATGACCTTGCGGCTATTCCAATTCGCGAACTCAAAGCACGAAACCCAAATCTTGATTGGTCGGTAGTAGATGAGGTAATTCTAGGTTGTGCCAATCAGGCCGGCGAAGACAATCGAAATGTGGCGCGCATGGCATCGCTATTGGCTGGTTTAGACGTGGCGGTTGCCGGTGTGACGGTAAATCGTTTGTGTGGTTCGGGCATGGAGGCTGTTGGCCAAGCTGCTCGCGCACTGAAGTTAAACGAGGCCGAAATTATCGTGGCGGGAGGCGTCGAATCGATGTCTCGGTCGCCATTGGTGATGCCCAAAGCCGACACGGCATTTAGTCGTAACGCGCAGATATTTGATACCACGATTGGTTGGCGTTTTATCAATAAGGCTCTGCAGGCGCAATACGGTACTGAATCGATGCCTGAGACCGCTGAAAACCTAGCCGAGAAGTACCACGTTTCCCGAGCGGATCAAGACACCTTTGCGGCGGCTAGTCAGCACAAGGCCGGTGCAGCGCAAGCCTGTGGTTTTTTTGCGGATGAAATCGTCCCTGTCGAGATCGTTCAGCGCCGTGGTGAGCCATTTAAGGTTGAGCACGATGAGCATATTCGCGCAGATACCAGCGTTGAAAAATTAGCTAAATTGTCGACGCCGTTTAGAGTTGACGGTTCGGTAACTGCCGGCAATGCCTCCGGCGTTAATGACGGCGCCTGCGCGCTATTGTTAGCCAGCGATAGCGGCATATCAAAATACGGTTTGGCGCCACGCGGTCGTATTGTGGCCATGGCCAGCGTCGGCGTCGAGCCGAAATTTATGGGCATAGGACCAGTGCCTGCGACTCACAAAGTATTGAATATCGCCGGGCTGTCGTTGGCGGATATTGATGTTATAGAACTCAATGAAGCGTTCGCAGTACAGGCTTTGTCGGTATTGCGCGGGCTTGAAATTGCCGATGACGATCCGCGGGTTAATGTAAACGGCGGTGGTATTGCACTCGGTCATCCCTTAGGTATGTCCGGTGCACGCATTGTCTATACCGCTTTGCGGCAACTTGAAAGAACACACGGCCGCTATGCTTTGTGCACCATGTGCGTTGGCGTCGGTCAGGGTTTGTCGATGATTATCGAGCGCTGTCAGTAA
- a CDS encoding acyl-CoA thioesterase produces the protein MFNTDIKVRFNHVDFAGLVFYPRYFEMFNQVIEEWCEGQLGYDFQRLHEDLNAGVPVVHIDVDFKLPSRLGDVLTFALTVEKVGRSSISIVLEAVCDDEVRLKGNLTMVYIEKTGGGGINASEIPPELKQLMLET, from the coding sequence ATGTTCAACACCGATATTAAAGTAAGGTTTAACCATGTCGATTTTGCCGGCTTGGTGTTCTACCCGCGTTACTTCGAAATGTTCAATCAAGTGATTGAAGAGTGGTGTGAAGGGCAATTAGGTTACGACTTTCAGCGTTTACATGAAGACCTCAATGCTGGTGTGCCGGTGGTTCATATTGATGTCGATTTTAAACTGCCGAGTCGGCTAGGCGATGTATTGACTTTTGCGCTGACGGTCGAGAAGGTTGGTCGGAGCTCGATCAGTATCGTGTTAGAAGCGGTTTGCGACGATGAGGTACGCCTTAAAGGTAATCTCACGATGGTGTATATCGAGAAGACCGGCGGAGGTGGAATTAATGCTAGTGAGATTCCACCTGAGCTGAAGCAATTAATGTTAGAAACATAA
- a CDS encoding acyl-CoA dehydrogenase, whose product MTGNIATVEGTFNWEDPLCFNNNLSDEERMVMETAHAFCQDKLMPGIVEANRNEVFDRSIMTQFGELGLLGATLPEQYGGSGLNYVSYGLIAREVERVDSGYRSAMSVQSSLVMYPIYAYGSEEQRNKYLPKLASGEHVGCFGLTEPDHGSDPGSMITRARSVDGGYKLSGAKMWITNSPIADVFVVWGKTDDGKIRGFILEQGWEGLSAPKIEGKFSLRASITGEIVMDEVFVPEENLLPNISGLGGPFGCLNRARYGIAWGSMGAAEFCWHAARQYTMERKQFGRPLAANQLIQKKLADMQTEIALGLNGALAVGRAIDQGATGPESVSLMKRNNCGKALDIARVARDMHGGNGVADEYHIIRHAMNLEAVNTYEGTHDIHALILGRAQTGLQAFQ is encoded by the coding sequence GTGACTGGCAACATCGCTACTGTAGAAGGTACCTTCAATTGGGAAGACCCTCTGTGCTTTAACAATAATTTGTCTGACGAAGAGCGCATGGTTATGGAGACCGCTCACGCGTTCTGCCAAGACAAGCTTATGCCTGGCATCGTTGAAGCAAATCGCAATGAGGTTTTCGATAGATCGATCATGACCCAGTTCGGTGAGCTCGGTTTACTCGGTGCCACATTGCCTGAGCAATATGGCGGCTCCGGACTTAATTACGTTAGCTATGGTTTGATTGCGCGCGAAGTTGAGCGTGTCGATTCCGGTTATCGCTCAGCGATGAGTGTTCAATCAAGCTTAGTAATGTATCCAATCTATGCGTATGGCTCGGAAGAGCAGCGGAATAAATATCTCCCTAAGCTGGCTTCTGGCGAGCATGTGGGTTGTTTTGGTTTAACTGAGCCAGATCATGGCTCAGATCCAGGCTCGATGATTACGCGAGCCCGCTCTGTGGACGGCGGTTATAAATTGAGCGGCGCGAAAATGTGGATCACAAATTCGCCGATCGCTGATGTGTTTGTTGTGTGGGGAAAAACCGATGATGGGAAGATTCGGGGATTTATTCTGGAACAAGGTTGGGAAGGTCTGAGCGCGCCGAAGATAGAGGGTAAGTTCTCTCTAAGAGCATCTATTACTGGGGAAATCGTTATGGATGAAGTGTTTGTTCCAGAAGAAAATCTCCTGCCAAATATCTCTGGATTAGGCGGTCCATTCGGCTGTCTTAACCGAGCGCGCTACGGTATTGCGTGGGGTTCTATGGGGGCGGCGGAGTTTTGCTGGCACGCTGCACGTCAATACACAATGGAGCGAAAACAGTTCGGTCGACCGCTCGCTGCGAACCAATTAATACAGAAGAAGTTGGCAGACATGCAAACTGAAATTGCGCTTGGTTTAAACGGTGCATTAGCAGTTGGTCGCGCTATTGACCAAGGTGCAACAGGGCCGGAATCGGTGTCACTTATGAAGCGCAACAACTGTGGTAAAGCACTCGATATTGCGCGCGTCGCACGTGATATGCACGGCGGAAATGGGGTGGCTGATGAGTATCATATTATTCGCCACGCAATGAACCTCGAAGCGGTTAACACTTATGAGGGCACACACGACATCCATGCGTTGATTCTTGGTCGGGCTCAAACTGGGCTGCAGGCATTTCAATAG
- a CDS encoding SDR family NAD(P)-dependent oxidoreductase, protein MNNPLQGKHAIITGGGTGIGAAIADTLTELGARVTLMGRRLDVLSDKADSLAGASAIAVDVCDEASVTSAFAQAGDYDILINNAGLAQSAPVNRTSLAHWDKTISVNLTGVFLCSKHAVDMLRKKDYGRIITIASTAGLTGYGYVSAYCAAKHGAIGFTKALAKEMARTATTVNAVCPGYTETAILSDTIANIVSKTGCTEQAARDQLLVDNPQKKFIQPNEVASITASLCLAASNSITGQAIAVDGGETA, encoded by the coding sequence ATGAATAATCCATTACAAGGCAAGCACGCAATTATCACTGGTGGTGGTACCGGAATTGGCGCCGCAATAGCGGACACACTGACCGAACTTGGCGCGCGCGTAACGTTAATGGGGCGGCGCTTAGACGTGTTGAGTGACAAGGCCGACAGCTTGGCTGGAGCCTCCGCAATCGCGGTAGATGTATGTGACGAGGCCTCAGTAACTAGCGCCTTTGCACAAGCTGGTGACTACGACATTTTAATTAACAATGCCGGTTTAGCGCAGAGCGCGCCAGTCAATAGAACGTCGCTAGCGCATTGGGACAAGACCATCAGTGTTAATTTGACGGGAGTTTTTCTCTGCTCAAAACACGCTGTCGATATGTTAAGAAAGAAAGACTATGGACGCATAATTACCATTGCCAGCACCGCTGGCTTGACTGGCTACGGCTATGTCAGCGCATACTGTGCGGCCAAACACGGCGCAATTGGCTTTACCAAGGCGCTCGCAAAAGAGATGGCCAGAACCGCAACCACCGTGAACGCGGTATGCCCGGGATACACCGAAACCGCCATATTAAGCGACACCATAGCTAACATTGTCAGTAAAACCGGTTGCACTGAGCAAGCCGCGCGAGATCAGTTATTAGTCGATAACCCGCAGAAAAAATTTATCCAGCCCAATGAAGTCGCGAGCATTACCGCCTCATTATGTTTGGCGGCAAGCAATTCAATTACTGGGCAAGCCATTGCGGTTGACGGGGGAGAGACGGCTTAG
- a CDS encoding MarR family winged helix-turn-helix transcriptional regulator has protein sequence MSQVAIPRSARIDSSKLTKSRSKQALRLWLRLFSCQSMIEDIIRVRLRDDHGITLPQFDVLAELDNADEPLTMSELSQHLVVSNGNITGVIDRLEREKFLKRVRSDQDRRVQYIQLTDSGQERFKAIAAEHETWVADLFSALDRDEVDQMINTLKKTKESIQGKSNKT, from the coding sequence ATGAGTCAAGTAGCCATTCCAAGATCAGCTCGCATAGATTCGAGCAAACTGACAAAGTCGCGTAGCAAACAAGCGCTCCGCTTATGGCTGCGCCTGTTTTCATGTCAATCGATGATCGAAGACATTATTCGTGTTCGCTTGCGCGACGATCATGGCATTACGCTTCCTCAATTCGATGTATTAGCCGAGCTTGATAATGCTGACGAACCGTTGACCATGTCGGAATTGTCGCAACACTTAGTAGTATCCAACGGCAATATCACTGGCGTTATCGATCGACTGGAACGCGAAAAATTTCTCAAACGCGTACGCTCTGACCAAGACCGCCGAGTTCAGTACATTCAGTTAACCGATAGCGGTCAAGAGCGTTTCAAAGCGATCGCTGCCGAACATGAAACTTGGGTCGCCGATTTATTTTCAGCACTAGATCGGGACGAAGTTGACCAAATGATCAATACCCTTAAGAAAACCAAAGAGTCGATTCAGGGCAAATCCAACAAAACTTAA